A genomic segment from Microbulbifer elongatus encodes:
- a CDS encoding Ldh family oxidoreductase, with protein sequence MSTRYNARDLKQFASDLFASTGLARARADVMAETFLQADLMGFTTHGLHRVASNLKWLQSGASRIEGEPNVLSDRGNTFNWDADFLPGPWIVNQAIDQALERIREHGVVTATIRRSQHIACLAAYLPRIVERNCVGILTCSTPAEETVSPQGCKTPLFSANPIAFCAPAADYPLLFDISMSVTAGGYVARAEREGDTLPEKYLKDRDGNLSDDPAAFADGGSILPVGGADHGYKGAALSAMLEVLTMGLGGYGRADEVKGDDEANSVFLQIIDPKAFGSEQNFLRQTAALTHLWESCATDEGGSARVPGKRAWALRREQMAQGVSLYPTIEEDLQQLSREYAIPMPAVMGDG encoded by the coding sequence ATGTCCACCCGATACAACGCGCGTGACCTGAAACAGTTTGCCAGCGACCTGTTTGCCTCGACGGGCCTCGCCCGAGCACGTGCCGATGTGATGGCGGAAACTTTCCTGCAGGCCGATCTGATGGGATTTACCACCCATGGGCTGCACCGGGTAGCGAGTAATCTCAAGTGGTTGCAAAGCGGGGCCTCGCGCATCGAGGGAGAACCCAACGTGTTGTCGGATCGCGGTAATACCTTTAACTGGGATGCGGACTTTTTGCCGGGTCCCTGGATTGTCAATCAGGCCATTGATCAGGCTCTGGAGAGAATCCGAGAGCACGGTGTGGTGACGGCGACCATTCGCCGCAGCCAGCATATCGCCTGCCTGGCGGCGTATCTGCCGCGAATTGTGGAGCGCAATTGCGTGGGGATCCTCACCTGTTCCACCCCCGCGGAAGAGACGGTTTCTCCCCAGGGCTGTAAAACCCCACTGTTTTCCGCCAACCCCATCGCTTTCTGCGCACCGGCCGCGGATTACCCGTTACTGTTTGATATCAGTATGTCCGTCACCGCTGGTGGCTATGTGGCGCGCGCGGAGCGGGAAGGTGATACATTGCCGGAGAAATACCTCAAAGACCGCGATGGCAACCTCTCCGACGATCCGGCGGCATTTGCCGATGGCGGCAGCATACTGCCGGTGGGTGGTGCAGACCACGGTTATAAAGGTGCGGCCCTGTCCGCCATGCTGGAAGTGCTTACCATGGGGCTCGGTGGTTACGGTCGCGCCGATGAGGTGAAGGGAGACGATGAAGCCAATTCGGTATTCCTGCAGATCATTGACCCCAAGGCGTTTGGCAGTGAGCAGAACTTCCTTCGCCAGACTGCAGCGCTGACCCACTTGTGGGAGTCCTGCGCAACGGATGAGGGCGGTTCCGCCCGTGTACCCGGCAAGCGGGCCTGGGCGTTGCGGCGTGAGCAGATGGCACAGGGCGTCTCTCTTTATCCCACCATCGAAGAAGACCTGCAGCAGCTCTCCAGAGAATACGCCATTCCCATGCCGGCCGTGATGGGTGACGGATAA
- a CDS encoding TonB-dependent receptor, translated as MASLRHLFPVSTLTLAVLASTNIASAQDAAATTAATALEEVAVTGQRLSRTRALDIKRDMSVVMDALATDDLGRLPDKNAAESLNRLPGVSILIEKGEGRFASIRGIKPDWNRVNVNGFVTGSPEKDGSGRSMPLDLLGGELLQRVEVYKAKTADMDGEGIGGAINIVTKRPLEGDEFNATANVRMGLEEADQENPYYDGKNPQNFDLAVSGKIRENLGWNLGASSTEREYLAQGIYQDDWAEVDGLMFPEQTKNNYYVIGRDRVTLIGGLEYRLNDTTDILAQGFYSEFEEFQHRNRFRQGIEQDADLIDRVEGDRVYMAEGGTYIRADLRREDVEKTLANFSLAGNTDLDLWKLDYGVNLSRSELHETNSDWSFRQDDSVVMGPDSFVVNGDGVVEINPGAAVHNVAENLRFDSVGYQNDRAEQDIQSARFDVERLYDVAGAESSVKFGLKVTANEKHFDFGNRDYGVIRDSLSNYPVTDGSFQNDVNGMRQDNLWFDLDALNALYVSNPGLFDADSGNVAAQLGSDRTVEETTSAAYVMNTLRFDRLDVIAGLRYEQTDLASSASQQDAEGNYSTVSIEGDSDVLLPSLVAKYLIRDDLIARASFTTSLGRPDYADLSASSQFGFNDDGDAVLSIGNPDLLPYEADNYDLSMEWYPSESSVISLAWFHKDIDNIIVSDEQVIDGGVYLGSDYGVEELTVRTVKNADTAEITGYEFNLQHQLVNLPAPFNGLGASYSYTDIDATFFDSNLGVNRKLEGQPEEIQSFTLFFENYGFYAGLTYNYNASFLTDLNSLENVADDIEQGEFGRWDFRASYAATDNFSVYLDINNLNNEPTTEFQGGDARMNTEYEYVGSTYYLGATYAF; from the coding sequence ATGGCGTCTTTGCGTCACCTATTTCCTGTATCGACTCTCACCCTGGCAGTCCTTGCCAGCACCAATATCGCCAGCGCACAGGATGCCGCGGCGACAACGGCAGCGACCGCGCTCGAAGAAGTGGCGGTCACCGGTCAGCGTTTGTCCCGTACGCGGGCACTGGATATCAAGCGTGACATGTCGGTGGTGATGGACGCCCTGGCGACCGACGACCTTGGCCGCCTGCCGGACAAGAACGCGGCGGAATCCCTGAATCGCCTGCCCGGTGTCTCCATTCTTATTGAAAAAGGTGAAGGTCGCTTCGCGTCGATTCGCGGTATCAAACCGGACTGGAACCGGGTGAACGTCAATGGCTTTGTCACCGGATCCCCGGAAAAAGATGGCAGCGGTCGCTCCATGCCGTTGGACCTTCTCGGTGGTGAGTTGTTGCAGCGCGTGGAAGTGTATAAGGCGAAGACCGCGGACATGGACGGTGAGGGCATCGGCGGCGCCATCAATATCGTGACCAAGCGCCCCCTGGAAGGCGACGAATTCAATGCAACCGCAAACGTGCGCATGGGATTGGAAGAGGCGGATCAGGAAAATCCGTATTACGACGGTAAAAATCCTCAGAACTTCGACCTGGCCGTCTCCGGAAAAATCCGCGAAAACCTGGGCTGGAACCTGGGCGCCTCCTCAACCGAACGGGAGTATCTGGCGCAGGGTATCTATCAGGACGACTGGGCCGAAGTGGATGGCCTGATGTTCCCGGAGCAGACCAAAAACAACTACTACGTGATCGGACGCGACCGCGTCACCCTGATCGGTGGCCTGGAATACCGCCTCAATGACACCACCGATATTCTCGCTCAGGGCTTTTACAGTGAATTCGAAGAGTTCCAGCACCGCAATCGCTTCCGTCAGGGTATTGAGCAGGATGCGGACCTGATCGACCGTGTAGAGGGCGATAGGGTGTATATGGCCGAGGGCGGCACCTATATCCGCGCGGACCTGCGTCGTGAGGATGTGGAGAAAACCCTGGCCAACTTCAGTCTCGCGGGCAATACGGATCTGGACCTGTGGAAACTGGATTACGGTGTCAACCTGAGCCGCAGCGAGCTGCACGAAACCAACTCGGACTGGTCTTTCCGTCAGGATGATTCTGTGGTGATGGGCCCGGACAGTTTTGTCGTTAACGGCGATGGCGTTGTCGAGATCAATCCAGGCGCGGCGGTGCACAACGTGGCCGAGAACCTGCGCTTTGACTCGGTCGGCTATCAGAATGATCGTGCAGAGCAGGACATCCAGAGTGCGCGTTTCGACGTGGAGCGTTTGTACGACGTTGCTGGAGCCGAGTCGAGCGTGAAATTCGGCCTGAAGGTGACCGCCAATGAAAAGCACTTTGATTTCGGCAATCGGGATTACGGTGTGATCCGCGATTCGCTGAGCAATTATCCGGTGACCGATGGCAGCTTCCAGAACGATGTCAATGGCATGCGCCAGGACAATCTCTGGTTTGATCTCGACGCATTGAATGCGCTGTATGTCAGCAACCCGGGCCTGTTTGATGCCGACAGCGGCAATGTCGCTGCCCAGCTGGGGAGCGACCGCACTGTGGAAGAGACCACCTCTGCGGCCTATGTGATGAATACCCTGCGTTTCGATCGCCTGGATGTGATTGCGGGCCTGCGCTACGAGCAGACCGATCTTGCCTCCAGTGCCTCGCAACAGGACGCGGAAGGCAATTACTCCACCGTGTCGATCGAGGGTGACAGTGATGTGCTGCTGCCGTCACTGGTGGCCAAATATCTGATCCGGGATGACCTGATCGCCCGCGCATCTTTCACTACCAGCCTCGGGCGCCCGGATTATGCCGACCTCAGCGCCAGCTCCCAGTTTGGATTCAACGACGACGGGGACGCGGTGCTGTCCATCGGCAATCCGGACCTGTTGCCCTATGAGGCGGATAACTACGACCTTTCCATGGAGTGGTACCCCAGTGAGTCCAGCGTGATCTCCCTGGCCTGGTTCCACAAGGACATCGATAACATTATCGTCAGTGACGAGCAGGTAATTGACGGCGGGGTGTATCTGGGCAGTGACTACGGTGTGGAAGAATTAACCGTGCGCACCGTCAAGAACGCGGATACCGCAGAGATTACCGGCTATGAATTCAATCTCCAGCATCAGTTGGTCAATCTGCCTGCGCCGTTCAACGGATTGGGGGCCAGTTACTCCTATACGGATATCGATGCGACCTTCTTTGACAGCAACCTGGGGGTAAATCGCAAGCTGGAAGGGCAGCCGGAGGAAATTCAAAGCTTTACCCTCTTTTTTGAAAACTACGGTTTCTATGCCGGGCTTACCTACAACTACAACGCCTCTTTCCTGACGGATCTCAACAGCCTGGAAAACGTGGCGGACGATATTGAACAGGGTGAGTTTGGACGCTGGGATTTCCGTGCCTCCTATGCGGCCACGGACAACTTCTCGGTCTACCTGGATATCAATAACCTGAACAACGAACCCACCACCGAATTCCAGGGTGGCGATGCGCGTATGAATACCGAGTACGAGTATGTTGGCTCCACCTATTATCTGGGTGCCACTTACGCCTTCTGA
- the arfB gene encoding alternative ribosome rescue aminoacyl-tRNA hydrolase ArfB yields the protein MHAMRSGGAGGQNVNKVSTAIHLRFDIRASSLPPAIKERLLGLRDQRITADGVVVIKGQRFRTQEKNRADVLERLGELIVSVAKVPKKRVATKPTRGSRERRLKQKSRRGQIKSLRGKVSDQ from the coding sequence ATGCACGCGATGCGATCCGGCGGTGCCGGTGGGCAAAACGTCAACAAGGTCTCCACCGCAATTCACCTGCGTTTCGATATTCGCGCTTCCAGTTTGCCTCCGGCAATCAAAGAGCGCCTGCTAGGCTTACGCGACCAGCGCATCACCGCCGATGGCGTTGTGGTGATCAAGGGGCAGAGATTCCGCACCCAGGAGAAAAACCGCGCGGATGTGCTGGAGCGGTTGGGCGAACTGATTGTCAGCGTCGCGAAAGTCCCGAAGAAGCGGGTCGCCACCAAGCCCACACGGGGATCCCGCGAGCGCCGTTTAAAGCAGAAGTCCCGCCGAGGGCAGATAAAATCCCTGCGGGGAAAAGTATCCGATCAATGA